In Rhodothermales bacterium, a genomic segment contains:
- a CDS encoding MOSC domain-containing protein, with translation MEGVLRSIWVKRMKRGPMDPASSADLVAGRGIVGNADQGRRRQVTLIEEEVWADLMERLGGALDPSARRANLMVRGVRLADSRGRVLRVGACRIRIFGETKPCERMDEVLPGLKDLMFPDWRGGAFGEVLDDGRIAVGDPVRWAD, from the coding sequence ATGGAAGGCGTCCTCCGATCGATCTGGGTCAAGCGGATGAAACGCGGCCCGATGGACCCCGCCTCGTCCGCCGACCTCGTTGCCGGGCGCGGGATCGTCGGCAACGCGGATCAGGGGCGGCGACGGCAGGTTACGCTCATCGAAGAAGAGGTATGGGCAGACTTGATGGAACGGCTCGGCGGCGCGCTCGACCCGTCCGCGCGGCGAGCCAATCTGATGGTCCGAGGCGTTCGACTCGCCGACAGCCGAGGCCGCGTGCTGCGCGTCGGTGCGTGCCGCATCCGCATCTTCGGCGAGACGAAGCCGTGCGAGCGGATGGACGAGGTCCTGCCTGGCTTGAAAGACCTGATGTTTCCCGACTGGCGCGGCGGCGCCTTCGGCGAGGTGCTCGACGACGGACGCATCGCCGTGGGCGATCCCGTGCGGTGGGCCGACTGA
- a CDS encoding PAS domain-containing protein has protein sequence MDPKRSVLTPHLLKVFGTDDEPIAAIEERARLFFPREPFIVWEGDPTTFAFTFVGGDAEDMLGFPAEQWISSPTFWAAHVVHPQDRNDAIAFCALATGRKADHVFEYRAITKSQDIVWLRDYVRVIVGPRKVPVRLRGLMFDVSEEKWLEQASAREALRLPSLADLTVTA, from the coding sequence ATGGATCCTAAGCGCTCGGTTCTCACCCCCCACTTACTCAAGGTCTTCGGCACCGATGACGAGCCCATCGCTGCCATCGAAGAGCGCGCCCGGCTGTTCTTCCCGCGCGAGCCCTTTATCGTGTGGGAGGGGGACCCCACCACCTTCGCCTTCACCTTCGTCGGTGGCGACGCAGAGGACATGCTCGGCTTCCCCGCCGAACAGTGGATCTCTTCCCCGACGTTCTGGGCAGCCCACGTCGTTCATCCCCAAGACCGCAACGACGCCATCGCCTTCTGCGCCCTCGCGACGGGGCGAAAAGCCGACCACGTCTTCGAGTACCGGGCGATCACGAAGTCCCAGGACATCGTCTGGCTGCGGGACTACGTCCGCGTGATCGTCGGCCCGCGGAAGGTGCCGGTCCGGCTGCGCGGTCTGATGTTCGATGTGAGCGAGGAGAAGTGGCTGGAGCAGGCCTCCGCTCGCGAGGCCCTCCGCCTCCCCTCCTTGGCAGACTTGACCGTGACCGCGTAG
- a CDS encoding DUF2007 domain-containing protein, producing MHRVYSHFNPAMVQLVKNELEQRGIESTIKNEHLATVVGGAAGATDAWSELWVVDEERLGEAVEVVSEVIEGDTGESAEPWTCPSCGEEVDGLFAVCWNCGHKHPSAGSA from the coding sequence ATGCATCGAGTCTACAGCCATTTCAACCCCGCGATGGTCCAGCTCGTCAAGAACGAGCTCGAACAACGGGGCATCGAATCCACCATCAAGAACGAGCACCTCGCCACCGTCGTCGGCGGGGCCGCGGGCGCGACGGACGCGTGGAGCGAGTTGTGGGTCGTGGATGAGGAGCGACTCGGCGAAGCGGTCGAGGTCGTGAGCGAGGTGATCGAGGGCGACACGGGCGAGTCGGCCGAGCCGTGGACGTGCCCGAGTTGTGGCGAGGAGGTGGACGGGCTCTTCGCCGTCTGCTGGAACTGCGGCCACAAACACCCCTCGGCTGGCTCCGCGTAA